One Cupriavidus oxalaticus genomic region harbors:
- the metE gene encoding 5-methyltetrahydropteroyltriglutamate--homocysteine S-methyltransferase has product MARTHILGFPRIGARRELKFAQEAFWRGESSEAALRDVAAQLRRRHWQLQAGAGLDTVATGDFAWYDQMLSLTALLGALPRRFGFDPAQLTLAQYFELARGNREQPAMEMTKWFDTNYHYLVPELDADTTFDGGPAWFFEEADEALAQGLRARPVLVGPVTYLWLSKSHAAGFDRLSLLPQLVQAYRRILGQLKARGIEWVQVDEPALCLDLEPAWLDAFDSAYAGLRDAGPKLLLATYFDTAADHAARAAALPVDGFHIDLVRAPGQLAAWQAALPAHAVLSAGVIDGRNIWRTDLRRVLDTLRPVHAALGDRLWLAPSCSLLHVPVSLAHEVRLDAELKSWLAFATEKLDELQVLARALNEGDATVAAQLAASDAVQASRRQSRRVVNPRVQQRLVGVTADMARRASPFAQRIERQREALQLPLLPTTTIGSFPQTAAIRQTRAAFRRGDIGALEYLERIRAEIALAVRKQEELGLDVLVHGEAERNDMVEYFGEQLCGYGFTGNGWVQSYGSRCVKPPVIYGDVYRPEPMTVDTTRYAQSLTERPMKGMLTGPITMLQWSFVRDDQPRATTARQLALAIRDEVCDLEQAGIRVIQIDEPALREGLPLRRGDWDAYLDWAVTAFRLSASGVRDQTQIHTHMCYAEFNDILPSIAALDADVITIETSRSAMELLEGFGDFDYPNEIGPGVYDIHSPRVPSVQAMERLLDRACEVVPPQRLWVNPDCGLKTRAWEETEAALANMVSAARALRERWSSTGTMAWKRIGKPAGHAAATPVGGTACTGCATHAH; this is encoded by the coding sequence ATGGCACGCACCCATATCCTCGGCTTTCCCCGCATCGGCGCACGCCGCGAACTGAAATTCGCGCAGGAGGCCTTCTGGCGCGGTGAAAGCAGCGAAGCCGCGCTGCGCGATGTGGCCGCGCAGCTGCGCCGCCGGCACTGGCAACTGCAGGCCGGGGCCGGCCTGGACACCGTCGCCACCGGCGACTTCGCCTGGTACGACCAGATGCTCAGCCTGACCGCGCTGCTGGGCGCCCTGCCGCGCCGCTTCGGCTTCGACCCGGCGCAGCTGACGCTGGCGCAGTATTTCGAGCTGGCGCGCGGCAACCGCGAGCAGCCGGCGATGGAAATGACCAAGTGGTTCGACACCAACTACCACTACCTGGTCCCCGAGCTGGATGCCGACACCACCTTCGACGGCGGCCCGGCCTGGTTCTTCGAGGAAGCCGACGAAGCGCTGGCGCAGGGCTTGCGCGCCCGCCCGGTGCTGGTGGGCCCGGTCACCTACCTGTGGCTGTCCAAGAGCCACGCGGCCGGCTTCGACCGCCTCTCGCTGCTGCCGCAGCTGGTGCAGGCCTACCGCCGCATCCTCGGCCAGCTGAAGGCGCGCGGCATCGAGTGGGTGCAGGTCGACGAGCCCGCGCTGTGCCTGGACCTGGAGCCCGCGTGGCTCGACGCCTTCGACAGCGCCTACGCCGGCCTGCGCGATGCGGGCCCGAAGCTGCTGCTGGCAACGTACTTCGACACCGCCGCCGACCACGCCGCGCGCGCCGCCGCGCTGCCGGTCGATGGCTTCCATATCGACCTGGTGCGCGCACCAGGCCAGCTGGCCGCATGGCAGGCCGCGCTGCCGGCGCACGCCGTGCTGTCCGCCGGCGTCATCGACGGCCGCAATATCTGGCGCACCGACCTGCGCCGCGTGCTCGACACGCTGCGCCCCGTGCACGCGGCGCTCGGCGACCGCCTGTGGCTGGCGCCATCCTGCTCGCTGCTGCATGTGCCGGTGTCGCTGGCGCATGAAGTGCGCCTCGATGCCGAACTGAAGTCGTGGCTGGCCTTCGCCACCGAGAAGCTTGATGAACTGCAGGTGCTGGCACGCGCGCTCAATGAAGGCGATGCCACCGTCGCCGCGCAGCTGGCAGCGTCCGACGCCGTGCAGGCCTCGCGCCGGCAATCGCGCCGCGTGGTCAACCCGCGCGTGCAGCAACGCCTGGTCGGCGTCACCGCCGACATGGCGCGCCGCGCCAGCCCGTTCGCGCAGCGCATCGAGCGCCAGCGCGAGGCGCTGCAGCTGCCGCTGCTGCCCACCACCACCATCGGCTCGTTTCCGCAGACCGCGGCCATCCGCCAGACCCGTGCGGCCTTCAGGCGCGGCGACATCGGCGCGCTGGAGTACCTGGAGCGCATCCGCGCCGAAATCGCGCTGGCCGTGCGCAAGCAGGAAGAGCTGGGCCTCGACGTGCTGGTCCACGGCGAGGCCGAGCGCAACGACATGGTCGAGTATTTCGGCGAGCAGCTGTGCGGCTATGGCTTTACCGGGAACGGCTGGGTGCAGAGCTATGGCTCGCGCTGCGTCAAGCCGCCGGTGATCTATGGCGATGTGTACCGGCCGGAGCCGATGACGGTAGACACCACCCGCTACGCGCAGTCGCTGACCGAGCGGCCGATGAAGGGCATGCTCACCGGTCCGATCACCATGCTGCAATGGTCGTTCGTGCGCGACGACCAGCCGCGCGCCACCACCGCGCGCCAGCTAGCACTGGCCATCCGCGACGAGGTGTGCGACCTGGAACAGGCCGGCATCCGCGTGATCCAGATCGACGAACCCGCGCTGCGCGAAGGCCTGCCGCTGCGCCGCGGCGACTGGGACGCCTACCTGGACTGGGCGGTCACGGCTTTCCGCCTGTCGGCCAGCGGCGTCAGGGACCAGACCCAGATCCACACGCATATGTGCTACGCCGAGTTCAACGACATCCTGCCGTCGATCGCGGCGCTGGACGCCGACGTGATCACCATCGAAACCTCGCGCTCGGCGATGGAACTGCTGGAAGGCTTCGGCGACTTCGACTACCCGAACGAGATCGGGCCCGGCGTCTACGACATCCACTCGCCGCGCGTGCCGTCGGTGCAGGCGATGGAGCGGCTGCTCGACCGTGCCTGCGAGGTGGTGCCGCCGCAGCGCCTGTGGGTCAACCCTGACTGCGGCCTGAAGACGCGCGCCTGGGAAGAGACCGAGGCGGCGCTGGCCAACATGGTCAGCGCGGCGCGCGCGCTGCGCGAGCGCTGGTCCAGCACCGGCACGATGGCGTGGAAGCGGATCGGCAAGCCGGCCGGCCATGCCGCCGCGACGCCTGTGGGCGGCACCGCTTGCACCGGGTGCGCGACGCACGCGCACTGA
- a CDS encoding DUF1254 domain-containing protein, translated as MKPSFRLMASAVTLAVMLSGCASAPDSAAIQTAAVEQPPTDQAMKALSAEVFTYAYPLVLMDVTRELMTLRTPVNTFSHKRTFPDASFTDVVSPNADTLHSSAWLDLSREPVILSVPDTQGRYYLMPLMDAWTNVFASPGKRTTGTRRGNFAITGPDWRGTLPKGVQEIRAPTSTVWLIGRTQVNGKKDLPAVHRLQDQYRLTPLSAWGGGRRVPERPAPRAAAVDTQSSPVEQVAAMDAQAFFTRFAALLPANPPAPADSAMVEKLRRMGIHPGVPFKTTVMEPTTARAVQEGATAALAAIVQGARKGNADAGNGWVMHRDLGNYGTNYARRAVTAWVGLGANLPEDAIYASTRTDANGTPLQGGARYVLHFDKSQLPPARAFWSLTLYNDRQAFVPNPIHRYAIGSRDRLRYNRDGSLDIYIQHERPTGSRAANWLPAPPDGLNMMLRAYWPEQALLDGNWMPPAVMRVN; from the coding sequence ATGAAGCCTTCATTTCGTCTTATGGCGAGCGCGGTCACGCTCGCTGTCATGCTGTCCGGCTGCGCCAGCGCGCCGGATTCAGCCGCCATCCAAACCGCCGCCGTCGAGCAGCCGCCGACCGACCAGGCCATGAAGGCCCTGTCGGCCGAGGTCTTTACCTATGCCTATCCGCTGGTGCTGATGGACGTGACGCGCGAGCTGATGACGCTGCGCACGCCGGTCAACACCTTCAGCCACAAGCGCACGTTCCCGGACGCCAGCTTCACCGACGTGGTCAGCCCCAATGCCGATACGCTGCATTCGTCGGCATGGCTGGACCTGTCGCGCGAGCCGGTGATCCTGTCCGTGCCCGACACGCAAGGGCGCTATTACCTGATGCCGCTGATGGATGCGTGGACCAATGTGTTTGCCTCGCCGGGCAAGCGCACCACCGGCACCCGCCGCGGCAATTTCGCCATCACCGGACCCGACTGGCGCGGCACGCTGCCCAAGGGCGTGCAGGAAATCCGTGCGCCGACGTCGACGGTCTGGCTGATCGGCCGTACCCAGGTCAATGGCAAGAAGGATCTCCCGGCCGTGCACCGGCTGCAGGACCAGTACCGGCTGACGCCGCTGTCCGCCTGGGGCGGCGGCCGCCGCGTGCCGGAGCGGCCCGCGCCGCGCGCCGCTGCGGTCGACACGCAGAGTTCGCCGGTGGAGCAGGTCGCGGCGATGGACGCGCAGGCCTTCTTCACGCGCTTTGCCGCGTTGCTGCCGGCCAATCCCCCGGCGCCGGCCGACAGCGCCATGGTGGAGAAACTGCGCCGCATGGGCATCCACCCGGGCGTGCCGTTCAAGACCACGGTGATGGAACCGACCACCGCGCGCGCGGTGCAGGAGGGCGCGACCGCGGCGCTGGCGGCGATCGTGCAGGGCGCGCGCAAGGGCAATGCCGATGCCGGCAACGGCTGGGTCATGCACCGCGATCTCGGCAACTATGGCACCAACTACGCCCGCCGCGCGGTGACCGCGTGGGTGGGGCTGGGCGCCAACCTGCCGGAGGATGCGATCTACGCATCGACACGCACCGATGCCAACGGCACGCCGCTGCAGGGTGGCGCGCGCTATGTGCTGCATTTCGACAAAAGCCAGCTGCCGCCGGCACGGGCGTTCTGGTCGCTGACGCTCTACAACGACCGGCAGGCGTTTGTGCCCAACCCGATCCACCGCTACGCCATCGGCAGCCGCGACCGCCTGCGTTACAACCGCGATGGCTCGCTCGACATCTATATCCAGCACGAACGCCCGACGGGATCCAGGGCCGCCAACTGGCTGCCGGCCCCGCCCGACGGCCTGAACATGATGCTGCGCGCGTACTGGCCGGAGCAGGCGCTGCTCGACGGCAACTGGATGCCGCCGGCGGTGATGCGGGTGAACTAG
- a CDS encoding MBL fold metallo-hydrolase, whose product MTTTETSGARPATAAATATPAPLLRNAASLLVVRDAPAGMEVLLVRRVERANDRSSGAYVFPGGTLDALHDKALHAHAHGLDDIAASERLGLPAGGLDFYVAAVRECFEEAGLLFACGSDGRLLPPDALDAGQQALLRAAVQRGGPGLAHACEQLGLRLAADRLAYHSYWLTPPGLPKRFDTRFFVAIAPEGQQVIADGNEVVEHRWIRPAEAADPASGLPMMHVTRRTLAAIAQFENAEACFAYAAQLRGIACIMPRLATGAAGMRPVMPNEACYAEIGRIDPEGRHHGRYELCPGLPVQLSERVWRVTANNGSVMTGPGTNTYLVGGGARNEWAVIDPGPDDAGHVRAILAAAPGPVRWIFATHTHLDHSPAAAALQAATGATVLGRGAPAGQWQDASFAPQRELAHGERIAIGDGCTLRVCHTPGHASNHLCYLLEEEKTLFTGDHVMQGSTVVIGPPDGDMRAYLDSLAALQEEDLEWLAPGHGFLIARPQDAIRLLVRHRLQREAKVAAALRELGPAPIEALVLRVYDDVPPRMHPVAQRSLLAHLLKLREEGKAREADGSWSEVAA is encoded by the coding sequence ATGACAACCACAGAGACAAGCGGCGCACGCCCTGCCACCGCCGCCGCCACCGCCACCCCCGCGCCATTGCTGCGCAATGCCGCCAGCCTGCTGGTCGTGCGCGACGCGCCCGCCGGCATGGAAGTCCTGCTGGTCCGCCGCGTCGAGCGCGCCAACGACCGCAGCAGCGGCGCCTATGTGTTTCCCGGCGGCACGCTCGACGCGCTGCACGACAAGGCGCTGCATGCGCATGCCCACGGCCTCGACGACATCGCCGCGAGCGAGCGCCTGGGGCTGCCCGCCGGCGGCCTGGACTTCTATGTTGCGGCGGTACGCGAATGCTTCGAAGAAGCCGGACTGCTGTTCGCCTGTGGCAGCGACGGACGCCTGCTGCCTCCCGATGCCCTCGACGCCGGACAGCAGGCGCTGCTGCGCGCCGCCGTGCAGCGCGGCGGACCCGGCCTGGCGCATGCATGCGAGCAGCTCGGGCTGCGGCTGGCAGCCGACCGGCTGGCCTACCACAGCTACTGGCTCACGCCGCCGGGCCTGCCCAAGCGCTTCGATACGCGCTTCTTCGTCGCGATCGCGCCGGAAGGCCAGCAGGTGATCGCCGATGGCAACGAGGTCGTCGAACACCGCTGGATCCGCCCTGCCGAAGCCGCCGATCCCGCCAGCGGCCTGCCGATGATGCACGTCACGCGCCGCACGCTGGCGGCGATCGCGCAATTCGAGAACGCCGAGGCCTGCTTCGCGTATGCAGCGCAATTGCGCGGCATCGCCTGCATCATGCCGCGCCTGGCCACCGGCGCCGCGGGCATGCGCCCGGTGATGCCCAACGAGGCGTGCTATGCCGAGATCGGCCGCATCGATCCCGAAGGCCGGCACCATGGCCGTTACGAGCTGTGCCCCGGCTTGCCGGTGCAGCTGTCCGAGCGCGTCTGGCGCGTGACCGCGAACAACGGCAGCGTGATGACCGGCCCCGGCACCAACACCTACCTGGTCGGCGGCGGCGCGCGCAACGAATGGGCCGTGATCGATCCCGGCCCCGATGACGCCGGGCATGTGCGCGCCATCCTGGCCGCTGCGCCGGGTCCGGTCCGCTGGATCTTCGCCACGCACACGCACCTCGACCATTCGCCCGCGGCGGCCGCGCTGCAGGCTGCAACCGGCGCAACCGTGCTGGGCCGTGGCGCGCCCGCAGGCCAGTGGCAGGATGCGAGCTTCGCGCCGCAGCGCGAACTCGCGCACGGCGAGCGCATCGCCATCGGCGACGGCTGCACGCTGCGCGTCTGCCATACGCCGGGCCACGCGTCGAACCACCTGTGCTACCTGCTCGAGGAAGAGAAGACGCTGTTTACCGGGGACCACGTGATGCAGGGCTCGACGGTCGTGATCGGACCGCCTGACGGAGACATGCGGGCCTACCTCGATTCGCTGGCTGCCCTGCAGGAAGAAGACCTGGAATGGCTCGCCCCCGGGCACGGCTTCCTGATCGCGCGCCCGCAGGACGCGATCCGCCTCCTGGTCCGCCACCGGCTGCAGCGTGAAGCCAAGGTCGCGGCCGCGCTGCGCGAACTGGGGCCCGCGCCGATCGAAGCGCTGGTGCTGCGCGTCTATGACGACGTGCCGCCACGCATGCACCCGGTCGCGCAACGCTCGCTGCTGGCGCACCTGCTCAAGCTGCGGGAGGAAGGCAAGGCACGCGAAGCGGACGGAAGCTGGTCGGAGGTGGCGGCGTAG
- a CDS encoding helix-turn-helix transcriptional regulator has translation MTCSYPTTNCVPAGDAKPSIEFPADHAGRTVVVAPLRISEPTLYAGMKAGTLPQSVKLGPNGNCQIEIVLHNEENE, from the coding sequence ATGACCTGTTCGTACCCGACGACGAACTGCGTCCCTGCAGGGGATGCGAAGCCGTCTATCGAATTCCCCGCAGATCATGCGGGTCGTACAGTAGTCGTCGCGCCGCTGCGGATCAGTGAGCCGACTCTATATGCGGGCATGAAGGCAGGCACGCTGCCGCAGTCGGTCAAGTTGGGGCCGAACGGCAATTGCCAAATTGAAATCGTTCTTCACAATGAGGAGAACGAATGA
- a CDS encoding amidohydrolase family protein: MLDLILRHCNLPDGRTGIDIGIANGRIAAVEPALAARAAEEIDAAGQLVTPPFVDAHFHMDSTLSYGLPRVNQSGTLLEGIALWGELKPMLTQEALVERALAYCDWAVARGLLAIRSHVDICDPRLLAVEALLHVRERVRPYLDLQLVAFPQDGVLRAPGALQNLTRALDMGVDVVGGIPHFERTMAQGAESVRLLCELAAGRGLRVDMHCDESDDPLSRHIETLASETVRLGLHGRVAGSHLTSMHSMDNYYVSKLIPLMREAGVAAIANPLINITLQGRHDSYPRRRGMTRVPELLAAGVPVAFGHDCVMDPWYGLGSGDMLEVAHMGLHVAQMTGQEAMRACFAAVTATPAQILGLDGYGIAPGCRADLVLLQARDPVEAIRLRATRLRVLRAGRTIAATPPATAALQLPGRPAQVDFMRRGGEE, from the coding sequence ATGCTCGACCTGATCCTGCGGCACTGCAACCTGCCCGACGGGCGCACCGGCATCGATATCGGCATTGCCAATGGCCGCATCGCCGCGGTGGAACCCGCGCTGGCCGCGCGGGCCGCCGAGGAGATCGATGCCGCCGGCCAATTGGTGACGCCGCCATTCGTCGACGCGCATTTCCATATGGACTCGACGCTGTCGTACGGGCTGCCCCGCGTGAACCAGTCCGGCACGCTGCTCGAAGGGATTGCGCTGTGGGGTGAACTCAAGCCGATGCTGACGCAGGAGGCGCTGGTCGAACGCGCGCTGGCCTACTGCGACTGGGCAGTCGCGCGCGGGCTGCTGGCGATCCGCTCGCACGTCGACATTTGCGACCCGCGCCTGCTCGCGGTGGAAGCGCTGCTGCATGTGCGCGAGCGCGTGCGTCCCTACCTCGACCTGCAACTGGTGGCGTTCCCGCAGGACGGCGTGCTGCGCGCGCCCGGCGCGCTGCAGAACCTGACGCGCGCGCTCGACATGGGCGTCGACGTGGTCGGCGGCATCCCGCATTTCGAGCGCACCATGGCGCAGGGCGCGGAATCGGTGCGGCTGCTGTGCGAGCTGGCGGCCGGGCGCGGGCTGCGCGTCGACATGCATTGCGACGAAAGCGACGACCCGCTGTCGCGCCATATCGAGACGCTGGCGAGCGAGACGGTGCGGCTCGGCCTGCATGGCCGCGTGGCCGGCTCGCACCTGACCTCGATGCACTCGATGGACAACTACTACGTGTCCAAGCTGATCCCGCTGATGCGCGAGGCCGGCGTCGCGGCGATCGCCAACCCGCTGATCAACATCACGCTGCAGGGGCGGCACGACAGCTACCCCAGGCGCCGCGGTATGACGCGCGTGCCCGAACTGCTGGCGGCGGGCGTGCCGGTCGCGTTCGGCCACGACTGCGTGATGGACCCGTGGTACGGCCTGGGCTCGGGCGACATGCTCGAAGTCGCGCATATGGGCCTGCATGTGGCGCAGATGACAGGGCAGGAGGCAATGCGTGCCTGCTTTGCCGCGGTGACCGCGACGCCGGCGCAAATCCTTGGCCTGGACGGCTACGGCATCGCGCCGGGCTGCCGGGCCGACCTGGTGCTGCTGCAGGCGCGCGACCCGGTCGAGGCGATCCGGCTGCGCGCCACGCGGCTGCGTGTGCTGCGGGCCGGCAGGACCATCGCCGCCACGCCGCCGGCGACGGCGGCGCTGCAGTTGCCCGGACGGCCGGCGCAAGTGGATTTCATGCGGCGGGGCGGCGAGGAGTAG
- a CDS encoding TetR/AcrR family transcriptional regulator, which translates to MDPRASATLRRALSAHGTPLAHESPAGRIRQENQAMILRAAEHVFARAGFAGATMAEIATRAGVPKSNLHYYFRTKQALYRAVLAHTLQLWLSETDIIRAELPPQVALEQYIRAKMRLSASHPDASRVFANELLHGAPEIGEILRHALRELVARKAAVVQQWIDSGQMAPVDPQHLFFTIWAATQTYADFESQVCAVLGVSRLGRQDYAQATEHLVALLLRGCGLAPEAMAMQVLADRQG; encoded by the coding sequence ATGGACCCGCGCGCCAGCGCCACCCTGCGGCGGGCGCTGTCGGCGCATGGCACGCCGCTTGCGCACGAAAGTCCCGCCGGCCGTATCCGGCAGGAGAACCAGGCCATGATCCTGCGCGCGGCCGAGCACGTGTTCGCGCGCGCGGGGTTTGCCGGCGCCACCATGGCCGAGATCGCGACGCGCGCCGGCGTGCCCAAGTCGAACCTGCACTACTACTTCCGCACCAAGCAGGCGCTGTACCGTGCGGTGCTGGCCCACACGCTGCAGCTGTGGCTGTCGGAGACCGATATCATCCGCGCCGAACTGCCGCCGCAGGTGGCGCTGGAGCAGTACATCCGCGCCAAGATGCGGCTGTCCGCCAGCCATCCCGATGCCTCGCGCGTGTTCGCCAACGAGTTGCTGCACGGCGCGCCGGAGATCGGCGAGATCCTGCGCCATGCGCTGCGCGAGCTGGTGGCGCGCAAGGCCGCGGTGGTGCAGCAATGGATCGACAGCGGCCAGATGGCGCCGGTGGACCCGCAGCACCTGTTCTTCACCATCTGGGCCGCAACGCAGACCTATGCCGATTTCGAGTCGCAGGTCTGCGCCGTGCTCGGCGTGAGCCGGCTGGGGCGGCAGGACTATGCGCAGGCGACCGAGCACCTGGTGGCGCTGCTGCTGCGCGGCTGCGGCCTCGCGCCCGAGGCCATGGCCATGCAGGTGCTGGCTGACAGGCAGGGGTGA
- the upp gene encoding uracil phosphoribosyltransferase, translated as MNDMSAVPAAVPTAVPSVAARDDDAAGMPGVLVVDHPLVQHKVTLVRSEETTTDNFRRLVREISQLLTYEATRDLAMETIAIRTPIAPTQSRVLSGKKLCLVSILRAGNGFIDGMLELLPAARVGHIGLYRDPETLEPIEYYFKMPEDIHERMVIVVDPMLATGNSAIAALNRLKEAGVTTMKYVCLIASRPGLRALRAAHPEVGIVTAAIDDTLNEHGYIVPGLGDAGDRLYGTR; from the coding sequence ATGAACGACATGTCCGCTGTTCCCGCCGCTGTTCCCACCGCTGTTCCCAGTGTAGCCGCCCGCGACGACGACGCTGCCGGCATGCCCGGCGTGCTGGTCGTCGACCATCCGCTCGTGCAGCACAAGGTCACGCTGGTGCGCAGCGAGGAAACCACCACCGACAATTTTCGCCGCCTGGTGCGCGAGATCAGCCAGTTGCTGACCTACGAAGCCACGCGCGACCTGGCGATGGAGACCATCGCCATCCGCACCCCGATCGCGCCGACGCAATCGCGCGTGCTGTCGGGCAAGAAGCTGTGCCTGGTGTCGATCCTGCGTGCCGGCAACGGTTTCATCGACGGCATGCTGGAGCTGCTGCCGGCGGCGCGCGTCGGCCATATCGGGCTGTACCGCGACCCCGAGACGCTGGAGCCGATCGAGTACTACTTCAAGATGCCCGAAGATATCCACGAGCGCATGGTCATCGTGGTGGATCCGATGCTGGCCACCGGCAATTCCGCCATTGCCGCGCTGAACCGGTTGAAGGAGGCGGGCGTCACCACCATGAAATACGTGTGCCTGATCGCCTCGCGTCCCGGCTTGCGCGCGCTGCGTGCCGCGCATCCCGAGGTGGGCATCGTCACCGCCGCGATCGACGACACGCTCAACGAGCACGGCTATATCGTGCCCGGCCTGGGCGATGCCGGCGACCGCCTCTACGGCACACGCTGA
- a CDS encoding URC4/urg3 family protein — MTMYPEEDRGGMDRRGADEEMRPGGGWLSPVPEGHPASALLCAEAVRTHCAAITEHVASGASELFTWHPDRVHAIADYVASTIRQRYPDLQVPYHSRWRHFESGGVDQRADRWQVLCERAGLSGPEHREERARIGIDLVVPSVLLDAGAGPDWRYRDPASDLVLTRSEGLGVASFDLFARGGFSAAPGDPLRADAERLQRIDADSIAHAFQVAQHNPLVGLEGRAGLLRRLGEVMEATPALFGRPARLGNLFDYLKAHAVNERLDASFLLRTLLVGLGPVWPGRIVIEGVSLGDCWRHPAAPGGLVPFHKLTQWLTYSLLEPLEDAGLTVTGLDALTGLPEYRNGGLLFDFELMVPRDASFAAEPHAVDEPVIVEWRALTVTGLDLVADGVRQALGLAEADFPLARVLEGGTWAAGRRIAAKRRPGGAPPFSIASDGTVF; from the coding sequence ATGACAATGTATCCCGAAGAGGATCGTGGCGGCATGGACCGTCGGGGAGCAGACGAGGAAATGCGTCCGGGCGGGGGCTGGCTGAGCCCCGTGCCGGAAGGGCACCCCGCTTCCGCGCTGCTGTGCGCGGAGGCCGTGCGCACGCATTGCGCGGCGATCACCGAGCATGTGGCCAGCGGCGCGTCCGAGCTGTTCACCTGGCATCCCGACCGTGTCCATGCGATCGCCGATTACGTGGCCAGCACCATCCGGCAGCGCTATCCGGACCTGCAGGTGCCGTACCACAGCCGCTGGCGCCACTTCGAGAGCGGCGGCGTCGACCAGCGCGCGGATCGCTGGCAGGTGCTGTGCGAGCGCGCCGGCCTGAGCGGGCCCGAGCACCGCGAAGAGCGCGCGCGCATCGGCATCGACCTGGTGGTCCCGAGCGTGCTGCTCGACGCCGGCGCGGGGCCCGACTGGCGCTACCGCGACCCGGCCAGCGACCTGGTGCTGACCCGGTCCGAGGGGCTGGGCGTGGCCAGCTTCGACCTGTTCGCACGCGGTGGCTTCTCCGCGGCGCCCGGCGACCCGCTGCGCGCGGATGCCGAGCGGCTGCAGCGCATCGACGCCGACAGCATCGCCCACGCCTTCCAGGTGGCGCAGCACAACCCGCTGGTGGGGCTGGAAGGCCGCGCCGGGCTGCTGCGCCGGCTGGGCGAGGTGATGGAGGCTACGCCGGCGCTGTTCGGGCGGCCCGCGCGCCTGGGCAACCTGTTCGACTACCTGAAGGCGCATGCGGTCAACGAGCGGCTCGATGCCAGCTTCCTGCTGCGCACGCTGCTGGTGGGGCTGGGGCCGGTCTGGCCGGGGCGCATCGTGATCGAGGGTGTGTCGCTGGGCGATTGCTGGCGTCATCCGGCCGCGCCGGGCGGACTGGTCCCGTTCCACAAGCTCACGCAATGGCTGACCTATTCGCTGCTGGAACCGCTGGAAGATGCGGGCCTGACGGTCACCGGGCTGGATGCGCTGACCGGGCTGCCCGAATACCGCAATGGCGGCCTGCTGTTCGACTTCGAACTGATGGTGCCGCGCGATGCATCCTTTGCCGCCGAGCCGCATGCGGTGGACGAGCCCGTGATCGTCGAATGGCGCGCGCTGACCGTGACCGGCCTGGACCTGGTGGCCGATGGCGTGCGCCAGGCGCTGGGACTGGCGGAAGCCGACTTCCCGTTGGCGCGCGTGCTGGAGGGCGGCACCTGGGCCGCAGGCCGGCGCATCGCCGCCAAGCGGCGCCCGGGCGGGGCGCCACCGTTCAGCATCGCCAGCGACGGCACGGTGTTCTGA